The following are encoded together in the Dama dama isolate Ldn47 chromosome 29, ASM3311817v1, whole genome shotgun sequence genome:
- the ZFAND5 gene encoding AN1-type zinc finger protein 5 yields the protein MAQETNQTPGPMLCSTGCGFYGNPRTNGMCSVCYKEHLQRQQNSGRMSPMGTASGSNSPTSDSASVQRADASLNNCEGAAGSTSEKSRNVPVAALPVTQQMTEMSISREDKVTPPKTEVSEPVVTQPSPSVSQPSTSQSEEKAPELPKPKKNRCFMCRKKVGLTGFDCRCGNLFCGLHRYSDKHNCPYDYKAEAAAKIRKENPVVVAEKIQRI from the exons ATGGCTCAGGAGACTAACCAGACCCCAGGGCCCATGCTGTGTAGTACAGGATGTGGCTTTTATGGGAATCCTAGGACAAATGGAATGTGTTCTGTTTGCTACAAAGAACATCTTCAGAGGCAGCAGAATAGTGGCAGAATGAGCCCAATGG GGACAGCTAGTGGTTCCAACAGTCCTACCTCAGATTCTGCATCTGTACAAAGAGCAGACGCTAGTTTAAACAACTGTGAAGGTGCTGCTGGCAGCACATCTGAAAAATCAAG AAATGTGCCTGTGGCTGCCTTGCCTGTAACTCAGCAAATGACAGAAATGAGCATTTCAAGAGAGGACAAAGTAACTCCCCCGAAAACAGAGGTGTCAGAGCCAG TTGTCACTCAGCCCAGTCCTTCAGTTTCTCAGCCCAGTACTTCTCAAAGTGAAGAAAAAGCTCCTGAGTTGCCCAAACCAAAGAAGAACAGGTGTTTCATGTGCAGAAAGAAAGTTGGCCTTACAG GGTTTGACTGCCGATGTGGAAATTTATTTTGTGGACTTCACCGTTACTCTGACAAGCACAACTGTCCATATGATTACAAAGCAGAAGCTGCAgcaaaaatcagaaaagagaatCCAGTTGTTGTGGCTGAAAAAATTCAGAGAATATAA